A genomic window from Cupriavidus basilensis includes:
- the lptA gene encoding lipopolysaccharide transport periplasmic protein LptA produces MNPFPTTSSCLRRSTAALLTLAAVLGLTLAAPASAEKADREKPLVLEADNASYDDVKQVYVLTGNVVLTKGTMVLKSDAAEVRTDPEGYQYAVATSKGGKQAYIRQKRDNVDEYIDGWGDRIEYDGKQELSKLIGRARMARLAGAKLVDEIRGAVITYDSRNEFYTASGGAENATAGSPSGRVRAVLSPRQEQPASGAAASPLQLKPATAPVNP; encoded by the coding sequence ATGAATCCATTCCCGACGACTTCGTCCTGTCTGCGCCGCAGCACGGCCGCTTTGCTGACGCTGGCCGCCGTCCTTGGCCTCACGCTGGCCGCGCCCGCCAGCGCCGAAAAGGCCGACCGCGAAAAGCCGCTGGTCCTGGAGGCCGACAATGCCAGCTACGATGACGTCAAGCAGGTCTATGTACTGACCGGCAACGTGGTGCTGACCAAGGGCACCATGGTGCTCAAATCCGACGCGGCCGAAGTCCGTACCGATCCCGAGGGCTACCAGTACGCGGTCGCGACCTCCAAGGGCGGCAAGCAAGCCTACATCCGCCAGAAGCGCGACAACGTCGACGAGTACATCGACGGCTGGGGCGACCGCATCGAGTATGACGGCAAGCAGGAGTTGTCCAAGCTGATCGGGCGCGCCCGCATGGCTCGCCTGGCCGGCGCCAAGCTGGTCGACGAGATCCGCGGCGCGGTGATCACCTATGACAGCCGCAACGAGTTCTACACGGCCAGCGGTGGCGCCGAGAACGCAACCGCGGGCAGCCCGTCGGGCCGCGTGCGCGCCGTGCTGTCGCCGCGCCAGGAGCAGCCCGCCAGCGGTGCCGCAGCCAGCCCGCTGCAGCTCAAGCCGGCAACCGCCCCCGTCAACCCCTGA
- the lptC gene encoding LPS export ABC transporter periplasmic protein LptC, whose product MREILSSLSRLAMRALPLLLMALVAGSTFWLVQVNSPKAADTGPVGKKHEPDYYMIRFSATELAEDGNTKLRFTGDKMIHFEDDQTYEVTRPAMRSYEIDRPPVTGHSDRGTMNAEGSVIDLFGNAFIVRAQGPDPAKDPQMTAASEYFQVLVNDDIVKTDKAVKLTRGPSVMTANGLVFNNVTREVQLLGNVRGTIITGPPPASSAK is encoded by the coding sequence ATGCGGGAAATCCTGTCCTCCCTGAGCCGGCTTGCCATGCGAGCCCTGCCCCTGCTGCTGATGGCACTGGTGGCGGGCAGCACCTTCTGGCTGGTGCAGGTCAACTCCCCGAAAGCAGCGGACACCGGGCCGGTAGGCAAGAAGCATGAACCGGATTACTACATGATCCGTTTCTCCGCGACCGAGCTTGCCGAGGACGGCAACACCAAGCTGCGCTTCACCGGCGACAAGATGATCCACTTCGAGGACGACCAGACCTACGAAGTGACGCGCCCGGCCATGCGCTCCTACGAAATCGACCGTCCGCCCGTCACCGGCCACTCCGATCGCGGCACGATGAACGCGGAAGGCTCGGTCATCGACCTGTTCGGCAACGCCTTCATCGTGCGCGCCCAGGGTCCCGACCCCGCCAAGGATCCACAGATGACAGCCGCCTCGGAGTATTTCCAGGTGCTCGTGAACGACGACATCGTCAAGACCGACAAGGCTGTCAAGCTGACCCGCGGCCCGTCGGTGATGACCGCCAACGGCCTGGTCTTCAACAATGTCACTCGCGAAGTACAATTGCTGGGTAACGTACGCGGCACCATCATCACGGGGCCGCCGCCGGCGAGTTCCGCGAAGTAG
- a CDS encoding KpsF/GutQ family sugar-phosphate isomerase, with protein MIANFNADRALRLARETLQIEADAVAALAGRLDDEFVQAVQLTLNCSGRVVVSGIGKSGHIGRKVAATLASTGTPAFFVHPAEASHGDLGMVTRDDVLIAFSNSGETAELLSIVPIVKRIGAKLISVTGNPASTLAKLADAHLNAGVEKEACTLNLAPTASTTAALAMGDALAVAVLDARGFGEEDFARSHPGGALGRKLLTHVRDVMRSGNAVPKVRASTPLAQALMEITRKGMAMTAVVDPDDRLIGVFTDGDLRRLLETSHDWKTVPISEVMHRTPHTVGPDQLAVEAVQVMEANRINQMLVVDAEQHLVGALHIHDLTRAKVI; from the coding sequence ATGATAGCTAATTTCAATGCGGATCGAGCACTTAGGCTCGCTCGCGAGACCCTCCAGATCGAAGCCGACGCCGTCGCCGCCCTCGCAGGCCGCCTGGACGACGAATTTGTGCAGGCCGTGCAACTGACGCTCAATTGCAGCGGACGCGTCGTCGTGTCCGGCATCGGCAAGTCGGGCCACATCGGCCGCAAGGTCGCGGCCACGCTGGCCTCGACCGGCACGCCCGCGTTTTTCGTGCATCCGGCCGAAGCCAGCCACGGCGACCTGGGCATGGTCACGCGCGACGACGTGCTGATCGCCTTTTCCAACTCCGGAGAGACCGCCGAGTTGCTTTCGATCGTCCCAATCGTCAAGCGCATCGGCGCCAAGCTCATCTCCGTGACCGGCAACCCCGCGTCCACGCTGGCCAAACTGGCCGACGCGCACCTCAATGCCGGCGTGGAAAAAGAAGCCTGCACGCTCAACCTGGCCCCGACCGCCAGCACCACCGCCGCACTCGCGATGGGCGACGCGCTCGCGGTGGCGGTGCTGGATGCCCGCGGCTTCGGCGAGGAAGACTTTGCCCGCTCGCATCCGGGCGGCGCGCTCGGGCGCAAGCTGCTGACCCACGTGCGCGACGTCATGCGCAGCGGCAACGCGGTGCCCAAGGTGCGCGCGAGCACGCCGCTGGCACAGGCCCTGATGGAAATCACCCGCAAAGGCATGGCAATGACCGCGGTGGTGGACCCGGACGACCGCCTGATCGGCGTCTTCACCGATGGCGACCTGCGCCGCCTGCTCGAAACCTCGCACGACTGGAAGACCGTACCCATCAGCGAGGTCATGCACCGCACACCGCATACCGTCGGACCGGACCAGCTGGCCGTCGAAGCCGTGCAGGTCATGGAGGCGAACCGCATCAACCAGATGCTGGTGGTCGACGCAGAGCAGCACCTGGTCGGCGCGCTCCACATCCATGACCTGACCCGCGCCAAGGTCATCTGA
- a CDS encoding monovalent cation:proton antiporter family protein, protein MHSPLDLTLVLLAAAVFGVVAFRMLQLPPMLGYLVVGILIGPHALGLASDTAQTKYLAEFGVVFLMFSIGLEFSLSKLKAMKRQVFGLGGSQVVLSLLAVIPASWAFNWLFPLSWQASVALGGALAMSSTAIVSKMLSERLELESEHGRNIISILLFQDLAVVPLLIVIPALSRDPGDLMMALGLATVKIVAALSLIFFVGQRLVSRWLHIVAARRSQELFMLNLLLVTLGMAALTERLGLSMALGAFMAGMLISETPYRHQVEEDIKPFRDVLLGLFFVTIGMLLNIHVVLDHLWLVLALLVVPIVFKLVLISGLARLFGSRQGVAIRTGLGLAQAGEFGFVLLNQIDGLNLVDPVLIQVILASMLLSMLAAPFLIQYSDAIVLRFTANEWLMQSLNMTRIAVQSLQTEKHAIICGFGRSGQNLAHMLEREGITYVALDLDPDRVREAAGAGDTVVYGDAGRREALIAAGLHRAAALVITYNNTPSALKVLHHVQELQPALPVIVRTMDDSELDILQKAGATEVVPESIEGSLMLASHALVLLGVPMRRVVRGVQEARDARYSLLRGYFHGRDDEEDMVERESVRLHSISLGPEATSVGRRLGALGLDRIGVEVTAVRRRGIRAFDPEPDTVLEPGDIVVLRGQPEALEAAEARMLAG, encoded by the coding sequence ATGCACTCTCCGCTGGACCTTACCCTTGTCCTGCTGGCCGCCGCCGTGTTTGGCGTGGTCGCGTTTCGCATGTTGCAGTTGCCGCCGATGCTGGGGTACCTGGTCGTGGGCATCCTGATCGGGCCGCACGCGCTCGGCCTGGCCAGCGATACCGCGCAAACCAAATACCTGGCCGAGTTCGGGGTGGTCTTCCTGATGTTCTCGATCGGCCTGGAGTTCAGTCTGAGCAAGCTCAAGGCGATGAAACGGCAGGTGTTCGGCCTGGGCGGCTCGCAGGTGGTGCTGTCGCTGCTGGCCGTGATTCCGGCGAGCTGGGCGTTCAACTGGCTGTTTCCGCTGTCCTGGCAGGCCTCGGTGGCGCTGGGCGGGGCGCTGGCCATGTCATCCACCGCCATCGTGTCCAAGATGCTGTCGGAGCGGCTGGAGCTTGAGAGCGAGCATGGGCGCAACATCATCAGCATCCTGCTGTTCCAGGATCTCGCCGTGGTGCCGCTGCTGATCGTGATCCCGGCGCTCTCGCGCGATCCTGGCGACCTGATGATGGCGCTGGGCCTGGCCACGGTGAAGATCGTGGCGGCCCTGAGCCTGATCTTCTTCGTCGGCCAGCGTCTCGTGAGCCGCTGGCTCCACATCGTGGCGGCGCGCCGCTCGCAAGAGCTGTTCATGCTCAACCTGCTGCTGGTCACGCTGGGCATGGCCGCGCTGACCGAGCGGCTCGGCCTGTCGATGGCGCTGGGCGCTTTCATGGCCGGCATGCTGATCTCCGAGACGCCCTATCGCCATCAGGTGGAGGAGGACATCAAGCCCTTCCGCGACGTGCTGCTGGGGCTGTTCTTCGTCACCATCGGCATGCTGCTCAACATCCATGTTGTGCTCGATCACTTGTGGCTGGTGCTGGCGCTGCTGGTGGTGCCCATTGTCTTCAAGCTGGTGCTGATCTCCGGCCTGGCCCGCTTGTTCGGTTCACGCCAGGGGGTGGCGATCCGTACCGGCCTGGGCCTGGCGCAGGCCGGCGAGTTCGGCTTCGTGCTGCTTAACCAGATCGACGGCCTGAACCTGGTCGACCCGGTGCTGATCCAGGTCATCCTGGCCTCCATGCTGTTGTCGATGCTGGCAGCACCGTTCCTGATCCAGTACAGCGACGCCATCGTGCTGCGCTTTACCGCCAACGAATGGCTGATGCAGTCGCTCAACATGACGCGCATCGCGGTGCAGAGCCTGCAGACCGAGAAGCACGCCATCATCTGCGGGTTTGGCCGCAGCGGCCAGAACCTGGCGCACATGCTGGAGCGCGAGGGCATTACCTACGTGGCGCTGGACCTCGACCCGGACCGGGTGCGCGAAGCCGCCGGCGCGGGCGATACGGTGGTGTACGGCGATGCCGGCCGGCGCGAGGCGCTGATCGCGGCGGGCCTGCATCGCGCGGCAGCCTTGGTCATCACTTACAACAACACGCCCTCGGCCCTCAAGGTGCTGCACCATGTGCAGGAACTGCAGCCGGCGCTGCCCGTGATCGTGCGCACCATGGACGACTCGGAGCTCGATATCCTGCAAAAGGCGGGCGCCACCGAGGTGGTGCCGGAAAGCATCGAGGGCAGCCTGATGCTGGCCTCGCACGCGCTGGTGCTGCTGGGCGTGCCGATGCGGCGCGTGGTGCGTGGGGTGCAGGAGGCGCGCGATGCGCGCTACAGCCTGCTGCGCGGCTACTTCCACGGCCGCGACGACGAGGAAGACATGGTGGAGCGAGAGTCCGTGCGGCTGCACTCCATTTCGCTCGGCCCGGAGGCCACGTCGGTGGGGCGGCGCCTCGGCGCGCTCGGGCTGGACCGTATCGGGGTGGAGGTGACGGCGGTGCGCCGGCGTGGCATCCGCGCGTTCGATCCAGAGCCCGATACCGTACTGGAGCCGGGCGATATCGTGGTCTTGCGCGGCCAGCCAGAGGCGCTGGAAGCGGCCGAGGCGCGCATGCTGGCCGGTTGA